Below is a genomic region from Doryrhamphus excisus isolate RoL2022-K1 chromosome 16, RoL_Dexc_1.0, whole genome shotgun sequence.
ACGGTCTACATCGGGCACAAGGAGcctcctccaggagctgaagCCTTCATACAGCAAAGATTCCCAGACAACCGAATAGTGTCCTCCAAGGTCAGTGAGAACGTACACGTGAGGtctaaagacacacacacacatacacacacatacagtgtaaGGCTGCAGCTCAGTAGCACTCGAGTGTGCAGAAGAGAGATGAGTGAACATGACATGAGAGGAAAAAACAGTCAGTACTGCTACAACTCTTCAACATCCCTCACAGACATTGCTGGTGGTTGCGATAATGGGAAGACgcaaattacaaaaatgaattcagtcattcatttttttttaagcttggCCTGTTCAGAGAGACCGCTGAACTACAGCATATGCCAACTGACCTCAGCATAAaatacaatggtaatggtaatggtaatggttttatttcatttgaacatgcatcagattacaattgaatgcatcacataatcagttcacagttccacatgtccaaaaggagtaggaagaagcaaagcttattaaatcctacccctccatctggtacttttacaatcagtaactgttacatttgttcacttcctgctttcctaatatagttttttttattactttattgtttttatttttgttttttttattttttggtcacgtatatgaccatacaatgacatgatgggtaccataataactgttgatatagtgatataccgtattttccggactataagtcacacttttttttcataggttggctgttcctgcgacttatgctccagagcgacttataaatgaaaaaactgtttgttacataaacactggacaccttttctgttaacactggacaccttttctgttcatgtttattttttgtgtagctaaataaccattgtgttagcatatcttacacctattcagcctgttctctattcttttattgttagaacttgccttccaagaggacgtaatgtctgtttgtagtcgtttgtaaaataaattacccccaaaaatgtttttttctacctaattatgcgtttttggcattgtgcgacttatactccggagcgacttatagtccagaaaatacggtatacagcacatcatgactggttcaagactcttcatccttgtatttagcaaacatcaactgcttgtattgtttcttgaattggctcatcgttgtgcattgtttgaggtccttactcaatccattccatagtttgattccacatactgaaatgctatggctttttaacgtagtcctagcatatatttgtttcaaatttagttcttccctgagatcatatttctcctctcttgtagagaaatattggatgacatttttaggttaattggttatttttagccttatgcattattttgtctgtttgaagattaactatgtatatgagcaagtttaagtatttgtgattttaaaaataaggagttagtattatgAATTGTCCTTACTgaccatttttgcagtacatttagcgagtgaagattgcttttatagttattactccatatttccacacaataagtaagatatggtagaaccagagagcaataaagagtgtggagtgatttctgattgagaacaaattttgctttgttcaatactgaaatatccaccctcgaccatctctatgtggagtttgcatgttctccccgtgcatgcgtgggttttctccgggtactccggtttcctcccacattccaaaaacatgctaggttaattggcgactccaaattgtccataggtatgaatgtgagtgtgaatggttgtttgtctatatgtgccctgtgattggctggcgaccagttcagggtgtaccccgcttctcacccaaagacagctgggataggctccagcacccctgcgacccttgtgaggaaaaagcggtagaatactgaaatatttctggccaccttatgttgtatatttgtaatatgaggcttcCAACAGAATAGAACAAGCTTTTCAGGTTTAATGGCACCAAGGAATACAAAGTATATAacaatttgatttgtttttcctGTTCCTAGTACACATTTTGGAACTTCATCCCCAAGAATATGTTTGAGCAGTTCAGGAGGGTCGCCAACTTCTACTTTCTCATCATATTTCTGGTTCAGGTAAAACACTACCATTACATCCTATTTTAATTGGTGTCACCATTCAGAAAAAGTATAATCAATTTCTGATCCATGAGCTGTGTCTGTGTTGTAATGATGGCAGCTGATATTCTTTTGACATAGTTGAACATTAGAGCAACAGTAGCTCTAGTATTGGAATTGTATCACCATTGATAGATATCCAAATTCAGGGATTGGGATTGGAAGTGGATGAGTGCATCCCTAATTTTCATGCAGCAGCACTTTTTCATTCGGCTACCACAGCACAGTCTGGAACCTTAAACCCTGAGGTCGTCCAGCCTTTTATGTTCTTTGCTCGTTcttcatttcacttcacttGCCATAAATTGGGCTGGGGCTTGCATTCTCATTGCTGCGTCCTATTTCCAAGAGTCTTTGATTGTTTCTCCCTAGCTGATAATCGACACGCCCACCAGCCCAGTCACTAGTGGACTTCCGCTCGTCTTTGTCATCACTGTCACAGCAATCAAACAGGTGAGAGCCCAAGCTCGGCAGCACCGTCATGTTATATTGCTTGTTACCATGCGACAATAAGACACGGTCTGTCTCTCAGGGTTATGAGGACTGGCTGAGACACAAAGCCGACAACGCCGTCAACCAGTGTCCTGTCCACGTGGTGCAACATGGCAAAGTGATCCGCAAGCAGAGTTGCAAGCTACgggtgtgttttgtgtgaatGTCACAATCCACaatccaatatatatatatcactccATACAGCATGTTTATTTGCCTCAGGTGGGAGACATTGTCTTTGTAAAGGAAAACGAGTCGTTCCCCTGTGATCTCATCCTGCTCTCTTCATCACGAGACGATGGGACCTGCTATGTCACCACAGCCAGTCTGGATGGGGAAAGCAGCCACAAGGTGTGCAGTCGTGTGTACTTATGTTGGATGGTTACTCCATAGAGTTGTTGTGTCAGGAATGTTCTCTCCTTCCTCCACCCACAGACGTACTACGCAGTGCAGGACACCAAAGCGTACAATTCCGAAAAGGAGGTGGACACCATCCATGCTACCATAGAATGTGAACAACCACAACCAGACCTGTACAAGTCAGTGAGACGTGCTGCTGCTTAAACCAGACCAGCGACACTTCCACAATAAGTaacctgttttgtgtttttgcataGATTTGTGGGCCGCATCAACATCTACATGGACAACGAGCCTGTGGCAAGGTCATTTTAGAATGCGTAGCTCACGTACAGTGCAACCCTATTCAACTTGTAATTATTAGTGCAAAGTCTCTGCTTAGGTTGATGTTGACATGCAGTACATGCTCAATCACTGTTCTTCACCCAACACCTACACCAGGATCAGGataacttcctgttcagtgcaaaggaAAAGCATGGATTCTACCACAGCAGCGAGAAAATTGCACCCACTTAATCATTCTTTTTAGATTGATAGCCACTGGAAGGAAAATTTGTACGaaagctttattgtcattatagtCAAGACATACAACAACATTACAGCTGAAGCCGTAATACGGAGTATAAAATATCAtatgaaaacacaaaaatccCAATCAAAATACAGTGATACCTtactttttgttattaattccaAAAGACTAGCCAGAAACCGTGGCAAATTTTCTGGTAGAAAATACAGTAGGCTCCCAATTTCCACGTAGAAATAGCTATGGAGTTATTTAACAATTGGTGAGTCTGCAACTTTAGGTTCTTTCATTTGATACATGAGGTCGCGATTTCCTTAGTGCAATATTGTCTGTAAACCGAGGGAGGAAAACATTTTGGCAAATGTTTCTACCAAAACCGAATCAAACGACAACTGGGGCGGGCATGAAGCGAAGTTTGACTATGCACAAATGGAGGtaaaccatgtcaaaaaactGTCATAGGTTGAAAAgtatttacattaaaattttGGTAATCTTGAGAACTGATATCAGGCAGTCCGAGAGTTGTggacataaacgggttccactgtactgggCATATTTCTGCACTCATTGTTGGACTGCAAGAGCAATAACAGATATTAGTACATGTGCATTATTGTGTATATTAAAGTCTTCCTGAAATGTTTTTTGACACTAATGTTTCTTGCAGGCCACTAGGATCAGAGAACCTCCTTCTCAGAGGAGCCACACTGAAGAACACGGAGTACATTTACGGTAAATTAAAATGGAAGCTTTTAGGAACATATCACTTCAACTATTTGGTGATGCTCCCTAAAGATGAGAAATATTTTCTCTCCCGCCCTTTAGCGACTGCCATCTACACTGGGATGGAAACAAAGATGGCTCTTAACTACCAGTGCAAGTCTCAGAAGCGCTCTGCCGTCGAAAAGTACTTTTTGAACCTTTTTGTAATTAGCAGAATGTTAAGGCTATTCATTCCCTGCaccacctggggggggggggggggtcattttcaCCTGCTttaacatccatccatgtagCAAAGAGGATTCGTTTCTTGACAGCTCTTATCATCGGCAGGTCAATGAACGCCTACTTGGTGGTCTACCTGTGCATTCTCATCAGCAAAGCCCTCATCAATACTGTCCTCAAATATGCGTGGCAGGCTGACCCCAGCAGAGACGAGCCCTGGTACAATGAGAGGACGGAGGCAGAGAGGCAGAGACACATAGTGAGTCTTTTCACACTTCGAAAAAAAAGGGTTATACCTTGGCTCAACCTTCTCTTGCCTCCTCAGGTGATCAGGGCCTTCACAGACTTCCTGGCCTTCATGGTTCTCTTCAACTACATTATCCCCGTTTCCATGTACGTCACCGTGGAGATGCAGAAGTTTCTTGGCTCCTATTTCATCATGTGGGATGATGAGATGCTGGACGAGGAGCTCGGGGAGAGAGCAGTGGTCAACACGTCAGACTTGAATGAAGAACTGGGCCAGGTTCCTCAACGTCTTTCCCTTCTTGCATATCTTTCTTTCAGCAGCCGTGTACTGTAGATGTCGCCTTGAATTCATCTCTCCAGGTGGAGTACGTGTTTACTGATAAGACAGGCACGCTGACGGAGAACAACATGGAGTTCATTGAGTGTTGTGTAGACGGACACGTTTATGTAGCCCAAGCAATCTGTAATGGACAGGTAATTGTTATGGTACTTCTTACCTACCATCCCTTATATATGCCTTATCTCTTATCATCTCATGCTGTCCAGGTGATGCCTGGTGCGGCTAGTATGGACATGATTGACACATCACCAGGTCCCGAGGCCAGGGTCAGTGAGGCCTTATCATCCATTGGGTTTTTCTTTATGTTCGTGTGTGTTTGAAACTTGTTGCTTTTCAATGACAGGAGCACGAGGAGCTGTTCTTCCGGGCGCTGTGCTTATGCCACACTGTGCAGGTGAAAGAGGAAGAGACGGTAGACGGCATCAAGCACGGCATCCACCAAGGAAAGTCAACTTCCTTTTACATATCGTCATCCCCAGATGAGGTGGCGCTGGTTGAGGGCATGAAGAGGTgcctgacgcacacacacacacaaatgatttGTCCTTGCAACCTTAGCTCATAGAGAATAtaaatgtgtatgtatatatgtgttgcCATGCAGGCTCGGTTTCACATATTTAAGACTCAAGGACAGTCACATGGAGATATTGAACAGAGACGATGAAATTGAGAGGTTAGTGACTCTGTGAAACTGGTTTGCTCCATGCACTGCAGcggtatttgtttttttcaacaggtTTGAGCTACTCCAAGTTCTGACGTTTGACTCAGTCAGGCGGAGAATGAGCGTCATTGTCAGGGCCAGCACTGGTACTGTGGATATACGGTTTGGATTTACCCCTGAGATTTCTCCCTTAtttagatctttttttttgtaggtgaGATCTACCTGTTCTGCAAAGGAGCAGACTCCTCCATCTTCCCAAGAGTCATCTCGGGCAAGGTGGATCAGGTCAGAGCTCGGGTGGAGCACAATGCAGTGGTGAGAACACACACTGACAAAAATATTACAGATGCTTGGTATTCTTCCGATATCCCATATACCCATGCAGTGCAGAGCTTCATTtgtgataccgatatcaactgatgcagatacagtggtgtgaaaaagtgtttatttgttaAGTGCTTGCTTCAGATCATCACATTTAAATATGAGtcaatgtgaacacaaaatgcagtttttaaattttatttttaacggAGAAGACAAATCTAAGcctacatgaaaaaatgatgcCGATATGAACAGACACTTAATTTTCATGCCAATATCAGTGAATATTATCGGACAActtttataaatatgtattttcatgCATTCATCCTACCTGAATGGAATCTCTCCTCAGGAGGGTCTGAGAACGCTGTGTGTGGCCTATCGGCCGCTCAGTCCATCACAGTACCAGGAGGTCTGCCTCAAGCTAAGCGGGGCCAAGTTGGCACTCCAGGACCGGGACAAACAACTGGCGGAGGCTTATGACCTCATTGAGAAAGATCTCATCCTGCTAGGAGCCACTGCCGTGGAAGACAGGTAGCCGACAGCATCCAGACATCTATTTACCCTTCTTGCTTCCACCCATTATCTCACAGCGCCAACTACTGATTGTGCGCGTGCTATTGCCTTAACAAGTTCTTCCCAACTTCTAGTTAGTTGAATGATGCAAGTGGCAGTTCATGCCCTATCACACACTCACCACAAAGGCGACTTGAAAATACATTGTTAGCCAGGAGGGCATTGCAGGTCAGCTTGTGCTATTCCGAGCGAGGCAGGGGAAAATAGTCTTACACTCTTTGCGCTTGGGTGCTTACTCTCAATTGCGGTCATTTTTGTGCAGCAAACCAGTCGCCCCAGCCTGTTGTTCTGCGTACTCATTTCTTTTTCTGCAACTTGTCCATTTCAGGTTACAAGAAAAAGCGGCAGACACCATCGAGTCTCTGCACAAAGCCGGGATGAAGGTGTGGGTACTGACCGGTGACAAGATGGAGACGGCAGCCGCTACCTGCTACGCCAGCAAGTTGTTTCACCGCAACACGCAGATCCTGGAGTTGACCACCAAGCGCACCGAGGAGCAGAGCCTTCACGATGTCCTGTTTGACTTGAGCAGAACCGTCCTCAGGCAGCACGGTGGCTGGAGCAGGGACATCTCTGGGTGTGTTTGCATGCTTTAAGACAGTCTTTTTAAATCTTGTTCATCACTTCGTACATCAACTGTCTCATTTAATGTAtactattaaattattttataatataaaattagaaaaattatgcttttcttttttacattttacttttacatataCCACACCACCAAATAGGGGAAGCGTATGTAATTGCAGATTAATGATCAAAGGTGCATCatttgtacaaaataaaaagcaagtCATGTGATTTTGCAGTTTATCAGGTGACTACTCCGACTACGGTCTCATCATCGATGGAGCCACACTTTCGGCAGTGATGAAGCCTGTCCAGGGGGACTCCAACTCAGGGAATTACAAAGAGATTTTCCTGGAAATCTGCCGCAACTGCAGCGCCGTCCTCTGCTGTCGAATGGCACCCCTTCAGAAAGCACAGGTACGAAGGCATCTAAATTGGAtcattttttggacttttttagaTTGGACTTTTTGGACTTTTATAGATTGTGAAGCTGATCAAAACATCGAAGGAGCATCCCATCACACTTGCCGTCGGCGACGGAGCAAATGATGTCAGCATGATCCTCGAGGCCCACGTTGGCATTGGTGAGCACATTTGGCACAAGCAAGCATTTAAAGCTGGGGTGGGGAGCTTTATGACAACCAGGCTGTCCCGCTCATCCTCCAGGTATCATGGGGAAGGAGGGCCGTCAGGCAGTGAGGAACAGTGACTACGCCATCCCAAAATTCAAACACCTCAAGAAGATGCTGCTTGTCCATGGACACTATTACTACATACGCATCTCTGAGCTTGTACAGTACTTCTTTTACAAGGTACAGTCACTTATAGTGTTTAGTTGTTTTTATGCAAAATGCATAAATTGACCATATTTTCTGCTTCTCTCCACCAGAACGTCTGTTTCATCTTTCCCCAGTTCCTATACCAGTTTTTCTGTGGTTTCTCACAGCAGGTAGTGACACTGTAACGTACACAAGGACACCACAAGAGATCAAGTGTCATTGTTTCTCTCCTCAGCCGCTGTATGATACGGCGTACTTGACTCTGTACAACATCAGCTTCACCTCACTGCCCATTCTGCTCTACAGTCTTGTTGAGCAGCACATCAACATGGACATCCTCAAGAAGGACCCGTCTCTGTACAGGTCAGCGCTCATTGTCCTGATTGTTTCTATCCACATTAGTCACAATAGTCATTGCAAAGGAACTAAATTAACAGAATAAGAAGAAACACGATTGAAGCTGCACCCCTCTGCCttaaaaaagcagcagctgtacctTTACACCACAAGGGACTCACCGGCAACAGGCACGGTGTCAGATTAGACCTAGCTTTTTTCACGCTGACATTACTTCGGCAGTGCTGTGCATACTTTGCACATTTGCCAAGAATGCACCCCCTTGCACCAACTGGTGCCTTGGGGCCAACACACAGCGCGTGTTCTGCTTATAGGGATGAGTGGTCCATTACATATAAATATGGTAGTACTTAAGTTTTGATATGTACTTTGTATGTGCTTCTTTTTACCTCTACAGAGACATTGCCAAGAACTCGCTACTGCGGTGGCCCAGCTTTATATACTGGACTGTCTTGGGTGTCTATGACGCCGTTGTGATGTTCTTTGGtgcttacttcctgtttgacaaCACCACCTTCACCAGCAACGGACAGGTAGCATCAAGCAGCCTTGGGAGATTTGAAACacgttttgttgcatttgtcAAACCATCACAGTTGAATGTAAAGTGAATAAAATCGACTCAGGTAAGGATATGAACGCACTTAATCCAAAGCCAGATGACAGAAAAAGCCTCAATCGAAATGGCCACAGTGTCTGAGTAGTAGACTGTAAGCTCCAATGTCACCAACCTTGCCTTCTTTCATTCTCGGCCGGTGTTATTCTCTACCTTCTGGGTTCTCTGTTTGCAtccgtttatttattttctcctgTTATCAGActgttattatttcttatgattttcttcttcttacggccctcttcttcttctcctcttaccttttgtgttgctttttctttatgCTTCTTTTCCTACTCCCAGCTAATGACAACCAACACACAGATGGTAAGCCCGCCCACGTCTCACTGTCACCCCTCCGATTCCAGCCTCACGCCAAACCAACGACTGTTTGTGCACACACCTCATCTCATCACTCCCTTTTCTTGATGTTTGCTGTAGACTTACCAACTGTAGGTTTGTGGAATACTCACATAGACGTTTGTGTagaaaaagaaatacatattcAGCTGTCAATATGAAGATGATATCAACATAAATGTATCTGGTAGAGATCCATGTGGTGCATTCTTAGCAGGTCATTTTGTTAGTCATATCAAATAACTTCATGAAGCAATTCATGCTACATTTTGTACAGCATTAGCAATATGAATGTATTCAATATGAGTCACTCTGACCGAGACCATAAATTCACATTTCAGTTTGTAAGTGCAGTTGAATATCAGTGTAATTCAGTAAACATTAAGACATAATTATCAATGTTTCAGTTCAATCTTGTTATGTAACAATTTCATTCAAGTCAATGGGGTTGTAAACCCAATTCAAAACTACATTGCCAGTTGGCCAGATATCAAAAAAGCAACTTTGTAACATCGTAAAATAGGAAAAACTAACAAACAAAAGGTTATCTTAACTCGGCTGTAATATAAATTTCTATAATGGCACTGTTTTGAAAATACGGCAATTAAATGCATCACGCCAACCACGTTTGCATCCCCACTTTTCAATGGCACCATCGGacaatatcatttaaaaacaaaagtttgacTCACCGCTGAGTGATTGGTtaccaacacaaacaaaaagtgtGCCGCTGTGTTACATATTGTTGGATACACATGCGTACCGAACCGTGACCCCTGACCCCTTTAGTGAACAGTTGGATACAGATACACATCGTTTATATACAGTCATCACTCGCTGTTCTGTGCTTCAATTTTTGCgcttattattaaaatgttattttgtcttAATGATTTGACTTTTTGTGGCTGAATAAATCCTATTTCGCTGCATTTTTTGTAGTCATGGTGCCATGTTGGTAAGATGTTTCATTTCTTATTCTTCAACACGTTTCTCTATTGTAGTTATACCGAAGGGAAATTTACTTTCTCCCACAGTTATCACAACAAGAAATCAACTGACTCATTATCTTTACCATATGCACAATTGAGTGGTTTCCACTTAACAGAAAGCAGGTGTTTTGTTCGCCATGTCATTGTTTCAATGTAACATTCCCAGTTACCATTTTAACATCACATCATGCTCCTCCCTCCCCTTCGTACTGCTGTCTTCACCATCTGTTTGATTGATTGAGTCGTGCTAATTTTGGGCACTTTTCATGTGGCCACGGTTGTTAGAATGACTTTGAGGGTATGTTGTGTATATAACACGCTTCCCGAACCTGCAGAGATCTTACAAGGAAATTCCATGCTTGCTATTGTTGCATTATTGAGGTGCAGTAATGATTAAGTCAATCTTACATTTACTCTAAACGTCACTTGACCAAGTACAGGAACTTTGGTAAGCCAATAACAATCGTTACCTTTTGTGTCCACCGCATCACGCGTGTTAATTAGAATTGGACGCGTCTTGTCTGCCTTCGGTTTAGATTCTAGTAGTAGTTATGGGGCTAAATGACCCATGTGACTAAAATGTTATTACACTCATTATTATCTAAAAGTCCAATCATTATCAGTTATCACTGACAGTGCTATTTTTCTTGAAGTTATCTTTATACTATGTGGACATCAACTCCCTTGTCagattgttattattgtgcagGTTCA
It encodes:
- the atp11a gene encoding phospholipid-transporting ATPase IH isoform X5, producing MGMDFSTLRTLISRYCVGEENWVDSRTVYIGHKEPPPGAEAFIQQRFPDNRIVSSKYTFWNFIPKNMFEQFRRVANFYFLIIFLVQLIIDTPTSPVTSGLPLVFVITVTAIKQGYEDWLRHKADNAVNQCPVHVVQHGKVIRKQSCKLRVGDIVFVKENESFPCDLILLSSSRDDGTCYVTTASLDGESSHKTYYAVQDTKAYNSEKEVDTIHATIECEQPQPDLYKFVGRINIYMDNEPVARPLGSENLLLRGATLKNTEYIYATAIYTGMETKMALNYQCKSQKRSAVEKSMNAYLVVYLCILISKALINTVLKYAWQADPSRDEPWYNERTEAERQRHIVIRAFTDFLAFMVLFNYIIPVSMYVTVEMQKFLGSYFIMWDDEMLDEELGERAVVNTSDLNEELGQVEYVFTDKTGTLTENNMEFIECCVDGHVYVAQAICNGQVMPGAASMDMIDTSPGPEAREHEELFFRALCLCHTVQVKEEETVDGIKHGIHQGKSTSFYISSSPDEVALVEGMKRLGFTYLRLKDSHMEILNRDDEIERFELLQVLTFDSVRRRMSVIVRASTGEIYLFCKGADSSIFPRVISGKVDQVRARVEHNAVEGLRTLCVAYRPLSPSQYQEVCLKLSGAKLALQDRDKQLAEAYDLIEKDLILLGATAVEDRLQEKAADTIESLHKAGMKVWVLTGDKMETAAATCYASKLFHRNTQILELTTKRTEEQSLHDVLFDLSRTVLRQHGGWSRDISGLSGDYSDYGLIIDGATLSAVMKPVQGDSNSGNYKEIFLEICRNCSAVLCCRMAPLQKAQIVKLIKTSKEHPITLAVGDGANDVSMILEAHVGIGIMGKEGRQAVRNSDYAIPKFKHLKKMLLVHGHYYYIRISELVQYFFYKNVCFIFPQFLYQFFCGFSQQPLYDTAYLTLYNISFTSLPILLYSLVEQHINMDILKKDPSLYRDIAKNSLLRWPSFIYWTVLGVYDAVVMFFGAYFLFDNTTFTSNGQLMTTNTQMMFGNWTFGTLVFTVLVFTVTFKLALDTHYWTWINHFVIWGSLIFFVVFSLLWGGIIWPFLNYQRMYYVFMQMLSSGPAWFSIVLLITASLLPDVLKKVTCRALWPTTTERIQIYAGLGYVPALLDVSSVSLCVCMSMLFHDKHKLTCVLKSETVRNVQLFCVQCSI
- the atp11a gene encoding phospholipid-transporting ATPase IH isoform X2; its protein translation is MGMDFSTLRTLISRYCVGEENWVDSRTVYIGHKEPPPGAEAFIQQRFPDNRIVSSKYTFWNFIPKNMFEQFRRVANFYFLIIFLVQLIIDTPTSPVTSGLPLVFVITVTAIKQGYEDWLRHKADNAVNQCPVHVVQHGKVIRKQSCKLRVGDIVFVKENESFPCDLILLSSSRDDGTCYVTTASLDGESSHKTYYAVQDTKAYNSEKEVDTIHATIECEQPQPDLYKFVGRINIYMDNEPVARPLGSENLLLRGATLKNTEYIYATAIYTGMETKMALNYQCKSQKRSAVEKSMNAYLVVYLCILISKALINTVLKYAWQADPSRDEPWYNERTEAERQRHIVIRAFTDFLAFMVLFNYIIPVSMYVTVEMQKFLGSYFIMWDDEMLDEELGERAVVNTSDLNEELGQVEYVFTDKTGTLTENNMEFIECCVDGHVYVAQAICNGQVMPGAASMDMIDTSPGPEAREHEELFFRALCLCHTVQVKEEETVDGIKHGIHQGKSTSFYISSSPDEVALVEGMKRLGFTYLRLKDSHMEILNRDDEIERFELLQVLTFDSVRRRMSVIVRASTGEIYLFCKGADSSIFPRVISGKVDQVRARVEHNAVEGLRTLCVAYRPLSPSQYQEVCLKLSGAKLALQDRDKQLAEAYDLIEKDLILLGATAVEDRLQEKAADTIESLHKAGMKVWVLTGDKMETAAATCYASKLFHRNTQILELTTKRTEEQSLHDVLFDLSRTVLRQHGGWSRDISGLSGDYSDYGLIIDGATLSAVMKPVQGDSNSGNYKEIFLEICRNCSAVLCCRMAPLQKAQIVKLIKTSKEHPITLAVGDGANDVSMILEAHVGIGIMGKEGRQAVRNSDYAIPKFKHLKKMLLVHGHYYYIRISELVQYFFYKNVCFIFPQFLYQFFCGFSQQPLYDTAYLTLYNISFTSLPILLYSLVEQHINMDILKKDPSLYRDIAKNSLLRWPSFIYWTVLGVYDAVVMFFGAYFLFDNTTFTSNGQLMTTNTQMMFGNWTFGTLVFTVLVFTVTFKLALDTHYWTWINHFVIWGSLIFFVVFSLLWGGIIWPFLNYQRMYYVFMQMLSSGPAWFSIVLLITASLLPDVLKKVTCRALWPTTTERIQNADKLYRGQLSEFTPLDRRQSSSDRRNMPHPTRSESFTKKVMLTRWQKPPDYCTFAPLLGFTDATPSCNGAGPETSV
- the atp11a gene encoding phospholipid-transporting ATPase IH isoform X3: MGMDFSTLRTLISRYCVGEENWVDSRTVYIGHKEPPPGAEAFIQQRFPDNRIVSSKYTFWNFIPKNMFEQFRRVANFYFLIIFLVQLIIDTPTSPVTSGLPLVFVITVTAIKQGYEDWLRHKADNAVNQCPVHVVQHGKVIRKQSCKLRVGDIVFVKENESFPCDLILLSSSRDDGTCYVTTASLDGESSHKTYYAVQDTKAYNSEKEVDTIHATIECEQPQPDLYKFVGRINIYMDNEPVARPLGSENLLLRGATLKNTEYIYATAIYTGMETKMALNYQCKSQKRSAVEKSMNAYLVVYLCILISKALINTVLKYAWQADPSRDEPWYNERTEAERQRHIVIRAFTDFLAFMVLFNYIIPVSMYVTVEMQKFLGSYFIMWDDEMLDEELGERAVVNTSDLNEELGQVEYVFTDKTGTLTENNMEFIECCVDGHVYVAQAICNGQVMPGAASMDMIDTSPGPEAREHEELFFRALCLCHTVQVKEEETVDGIKHGIHQGKSTSFYISSSPDEVALVEGMKRLGFTYLRLKDSHMEILNRDDEIERFELLQVLTFDSVRRRMSVIVRASTGEIYLFCKGADSSIFPRVISGKVDQVRARVEHNAVEGLRTLCVAYRPLSPSQYQEVCLKLSGAKLALQDRDKQLAEAYDLIEKDLILLGATAVEDRLQEKAADTIESLHKAGMKVWVLTGDKMETAAATCYASKLFHRNTQILELTTKRTEEQSLHDVLFDLSRTVLRQHGGWSRDISGLSGDYSDYGLIIDGATLSAVMKPVQGDSNSGNYKEIFLEICRNCSAVLCCRMAPLQKAQIVKLIKTSKEHPITLAVGDGANDVSMILEAHVGIGIMGKEGRQAVRNSDYAIPKFKHLKKMLLVHGHYYYIRISELVQYFFYKNVCFIFPQFLYQFFCGFSQQPLYDTAYLTLYNISFTSLPILLYSLVEQHINMDILKKDPSLYRDIAKNSLLRWPSFIYWTVLGVYDAVVMFFGAYFLFDNTTFTSNGQMFGNWTFGTLVFTVLVFTVTFKLALDTHYWTWINHFVIWGSLIFFVVFSLLWGGIIWPFLNYQRMYYVFMQMLSSGPAWFSIVLLITASLLPDVLKKVTCRALWPTTTERIQNADKLYRGQLSEFTPLDRRQSSSDRRNMPHPTRSFSLILFILPAILLSSSLWRWRLRCGPAQLDFVRSSSSRSLSMDRFTRHL